From a region of the Nonlabens dokdonensis DSW-6 genome:
- a CDS encoding MmcQ/YjbR family DNA-binding protein, whose amino-acid sequence MQIDELRDYCLSKKGATEEFPFDEVTLVFKVMNKMFCLAGLEKWERGEKTINLKCDPEQAIKLREKYDGTVIGGFHSNKKHWNTIYTDREMPSREIQHWINHSYDLVVSKLTKKEKEILKNL is encoded by the coding sequence ATGCAAATAGACGAGCTTAGAGACTATTGCCTTTCTAAAAAAGGAGCGACTGAAGAATTTCCTTTTGATGAGGTAACGCTGGTTTTTAAAGTGATGAATAAAATGTTTTGCCTAGCTGGCTTAGAGAAATGGGAACGCGGAGAAAAAACTATCAATTTAAAATGCGATCCAGAACAAGCCATTAAACTACGTGAAAAATACGACGGAACAGTGATAGGTGGTTTTCATTCTAATAAAAAACACTGGAATACGATTTATACAGATCGGGAAATGCCTTCTAGAGAAATACAACACTGGATCAATCATAGTTATGATCTTGTTGTGTCTAAATTGACTAAAAAAGAAAAGGAGATTTTAAAAAATCTATAG
- a CDS encoding MutS-related protein: protein MQSQLHDFYNERIAQFTDSSNRLQNQLRLSSTFRFLVFIGGCVVVYFLFDYWQYAVLAAFLIFGFFLFLVSRHENLKRKRDFQIGLRDINGKELQILDRDFHGFPTGKEFLEDDHEYSRDIDLFGVGSMFQYLNRSVTKDGVISLARKLNCNNITEIEKKQKAVKELAKKVDFRQEFWATATLLDNEKDPNTMLKWVKSYHSFVPKVFSWLCWLLFALSIATFTLYFYDLVPGYIPAAVFFIGLGITGKYIKQITAFSGNISSLELFFSQYSQLILAIEKETFESDLLVQLKSQITTNGDPASQRFHDLAGAIGRLDQRNNMLFGVLANGLGLWDLKQVHTIENWLQENASHIENWLQAVAEVDALSSLGNYAYNHPDYTYPEIKKGEFQLKAIDAHHPLLDPQKSIGNDISIKSGEFFIITGANMAGKSTFLRTVSMKIVLANTGLPVSAQKVIYSPIKLITSMRTSDSLTDDESYFFSELKRLKYIVDKIETDRYFIVLDEILKGTNSQDKANGSRKLIEKLSRKHATGIIATHDLSLTEVANEYDTISNYFFDADITNDELTFDYKFKDGIATNMNASFLLRKMGIVDQ from the coding sequence TTGCAATCACAACTTCACGATTTTTATAACGAGCGCATTGCTCAATTTACAGATTCTAGCAATAGACTTCAAAATCAATTGCGACTCTCCAGCACCTTCCGTTTTCTGGTTTTCATAGGTGGTTGTGTGGTGGTTTACTTTCTATTTGATTACTGGCAATATGCTGTTTTAGCAGCATTTTTAATTTTTGGCTTCTTCCTTTTCCTAGTTTCAAGACATGAAAATTTAAAACGCAAACGTGATTTTCAAATAGGCTTGCGTGATATTAATGGTAAAGAATTACAGATTCTAGATCGAGATTTTCATGGCTTTCCTACTGGGAAAGAATTTCTAGAAGATGATCATGAATACAGTCGTGATATTGATCTTTTTGGTGTAGGGTCTATGTTTCAATATTTGAATAGAAGTGTTACAAAAGATGGTGTGATCTCGCTTGCGCGAAAACTAAACTGCAACAATATTACCGAAATTGAAAAGAAGCAGAAAGCTGTAAAAGAACTGGCAAAAAAGGTAGATTTTAGACAAGAATTTTGGGCAACAGCAACTTTATTAGATAATGAAAAAGATCCTAATACGATGCTCAAATGGGTAAAGAGCTATCATTCTTTTGTGCCTAAAGTATTTTCTTGGTTGTGCTGGTTATTGTTTGCATTGAGTATAGCAACTTTTACATTGTACTTCTATGATCTAGTGCCCGGTTATATACCAGCAGCGGTGTTTTTTATAGGTTTAGGAATTACTGGAAAATATATTAAGCAAATCACTGCTTTTTCTGGTAACATAAGTAGCTTGGAACTTTTCTTCAGTCAGTACAGTCAATTAATTCTTGCAATAGAGAAGGAAACTTTTGAGAGCGATTTACTTGTTCAATTAAAATCACAAATCACCACAAATGGAGATCCTGCGTCACAGCGGTTTCATGATCTTGCAGGAGCTATAGGACGACTAGATCAAAGAAATAACATGCTTTTTGGTGTGCTTGCAAATGGTCTAGGGCTTTGGGACCTTAAGCAAGTACATACGATTGAAAACTGGCTGCAAGAAAATGCGTCACATATAGAAAATTGGTTACAAGCAGTTGCTGAAGTTGATGCTCTAAGCTCGTTAGGTAATTATGCCTATAATCATCCAGATTATACCTATCCTGAAATTAAAAAAGGTGAATTTCAATTGAAAGCTATTGACGCGCACCATCCATTATTAGATCCTCAAAAATCTATCGGTAACGATATCTCTATAAAATCTGGAGAGTTTTTTATTATTACTGGAGCAAACATGGCTGGTAAAAGTACCTTTCTTAGAACTGTATCGATGAAGATTGTACTTGCTAACACAGGTTTGCCAGTAAGCGCACAGAAAGTAATCTATAGCCCAATTAAGTTAATTACGAGCATGAGAACGAGTGACTCACTTACCGACGATGAATCCTACTTCTTTAGTGAATTGAAACGTCTTAAATACATTGTAGATAAAATAGAAACCGATCGGTATTTTATTGTACTTGATGAGATTCTTAAAGGTACTAATAGTCAAGACAAAGCAAATGGCTCTCGTAAATTAATAGAAAAACTGTCCAGAAAGCACGCCACAGGAATTATCGCCACGCACGATCTAAGTCTTACCGAGGTAGCAAATGAATACGATACGATTTCTAACTATTTCTTTGATGCTGATATTACAAATGACGAGCTTACTTTTGATTATAAATTCAAAGATGGCATTGCCACTAACATGAATGCGAGTTTCTTATTAAGGAAAATGGGAATTGTCGATCAGTAG
- a CDS encoding TetR/AcrR family transcriptional regulator, producing MPRIETFNREQVLQNAMQVFWERGYNATSMQDLVDATRLNRSSIYNSFGGKMELYQASLNKYLEDTQSQFAPILNSDKNPLDKIRSIFESFLSEIYHDSRGCMSMNCKSEMSSNEDLRKWLEITQEQTLTMFQQLIQEGQNQGDINKNQSCRVYAWHVFNSFQGFRMTGILEKQTGVLKSIIDNSLSILK from the coding sequence ATGCCTCGAATAGAAACTTTTAATAGAGAACAAGTGCTTCAAAATGCCATGCAGGTATTTTGGGAGCGTGGCTATAATGCTACTAGTATGCAAGATCTTGTTGATGCTACAAGGTTAAATAGGAGTAGTATTTACAATAGCTTTGGTGGTAAAATGGAATTATATCAGGCTTCTTTAAATAAGTATCTAGAAGACACTCAATCTCAGTTTGCTCCTATTTTAAATAGTGATAAAAATCCCTTAGATAAAATACGTTCAATTTTTGAAAGCTTTTTATCAGAAATCTATCATGATTCTCGTGGTTGTATGAGTATGAATTGTAAGTCTGAAATGTCGTCAAATGAGGACTTGAGAAAATGGTTAGAAATTACTCAAGAGCAAACGTTAACTATGTTTCAGCAATTAATTCAAGAAGGTCAAAATCAAGGCGACATCAATAAAAATCAAAGCTGTCGTGTTTATGCATGGCATGTATTCAATTCCTTTCAAGGATTTAGAATGACAGGAATTTTAGAAAAGCAAACAGGTGTACTAAAAAGCATAATAGATAACAGTTTAAGTATATTAAAGTGA
- a CDS encoding DUF4230 domain-containing protein: MDLLFFLGLALGAIASFFIFKYFFKGGKRENRQEQSVVLMEKIRSVCKFITVEGDFSEIYHYQNVKDKIANFLLGKKKAIILIKAKAHIGFDLTKIEMDSDPDAKTITLRNFPQPQILSIETDFSYYDKSEGWANYFTSDDLTEVTRNAKQHIIDKVPESGLMEQAKKEAIMAIKMMEGLAATIGWKLDYNALVLDQSVEDKKIER, translated from the coding sequence ATGGATTTATTATTTTTTCTTGGACTAGCTTTAGGAGCCATTGCCTCGTTTTTTATTTTCAAATACTTCTTTAAAGGTGGTAAAAGAGAAAATAGACAAGAACAAAGCGTTGTGTTGATGGAGAAAATACGTTCTGTATGTAAATTCATTACGGTCGAAGGTGATTTTTCTGAAATTTACCACTATCAAAATGTAAAAGATAAAATTGCCAACTTCCTTCTAGGAAAAAAGAAAGCTATTATATTGATCAAGGCAAAAGCTCATATAGGATTTGATCTTACTAAAATAGAAATGGATAGCGATCCAGATGCCAAAACGATCACGCTTAGAAATTTCCCGCAGCCACAAATTTTGAGTATAGAAACAGACTTCAGTTATTATGATAAATCTGAAGGTTGGGCAAACTATTTCACCAGTGATGATCTTACCGAAGTAACACGCAATGCTAAACAGCACATCATCGATAAAGTTCCAGAAAGCGGTCTTATGGAACAAGCCAAAAAAGAGGCAATAATGGCGATTAAAATGATGGAAGGACTTGCTGCAACTATAGGATGGAAGCTGGATTACAATGCTTTGGTCCTTGATCAAAGTGTTGAGGATAAGAAAATAGAGAGATAA
- a CDS encoding cyclase family protein: protein MKHYFLVLVLLILSCGEKQSQQEELSYMKTTIQLENEQVSIDLSKPHDISIAVQNNAGVGAWYIDQPQIKHVEVDGYVGNVKLGGSTNFNDVNFNPHSHGTHTECIGHITEEFHSVNDALDGTFFKAQLMSVTPQEMDGDLVINESVTAGLKDGVTAVILRTMPNPESKMTTNYSNTNPPYVDAGLMLRFRESGIKHFLIDLPSVDKEKDNGALLAHKSFWNFDGEQRLDATITEFIYVPEAVKDGLYMLDLQVAPIENDAAPSRPILYQIL, encoded by the coding sequence ATGAAACATTACTTTTTAGTTCTCGTACTATTAATACTCAGTTGTGGAGAAAAACAATCACAACAAGAAGAATTATCCTATATGAAAACAACCATCCAACTAGAAAATGAGCAAGTTTCTATAGATCTTTCAAAACCTCATGATATCAGTATTGCGGTTCAAAACAATGCTGGCGTGGGCGCTTGGTATATTGATCAGCCGCAAATAAAGCACGTAGAAGTAGATGGTTATGTTGGGAATGTAAAATTGGGCGGCTCGACTAATTTTAATGATGTGAATTTTAATCCGCACAGTCATGGAACGCATACAGAATGTATAGGTCATATAACAGAAGAATTTCATAGTGTCAACGATGCGCTGGACGGTACGTTTTTTAAAGCACAATTGATGAGTGTGACACCACAAGAGATGGACGGTGATTTAGTCATTAATGAATCCGTAACTGCCGGTTTAAAAGATGGTGTAACCGCCGTGATACTGCGTACGATGCCCAATCCTGAGAGTAAGATGACTACAAATTATTCTAATACAAATCCGCCGTATGTAGATGCTGGCTTGATGTTACGCTTTCGCGAAAGCGGAATCAAACATTTTCTTATAGACTTGCCTAGTGTGGATAAAGAGAAAGATAATGGTGCACTTCTAGCGCATAAGTCTTTTTGGAATTTTGATGGAGAGCAACGGCTTGATGCAACCATTACCGAATTTATTTATGTGCCTGAAGCTGTAAAAGATGGTTTGTATATGCTGGACCTTCAAGTCGCACCTATTGAAAATGATGCGGCGCCATCGCGGCCTATTCTCTACCAGATATTGTAA
- a CDS encoding type II toxin-antitoxin system RelE/ParE family toxin, producing the protein MLFEINWSTTAQEQLFLIYEYYSEKLSSKTASKLIRGIINESLSLKQTPYLGQKEVLLENRSKDFRYLIHKNYKIIYVIDEEIYTIKIYDVFDVRQSPNKLFRNI; encoded by the coding sequence ATGCTATTTGAGATAAATTGGTCCACAACCGCACAGGAACAATTGTTTCTAATTTATGAATATTATTCTGAAAAATTATCCTCAAAAACTGCCTCAAAACTCATTCGTGGGATTATAAATGAATCATTATCCTTAAAACAAACACCTTATCTAGGTCAAAAGGAAGTATTGTTAGAAAATCGAAGTAAAGATTTCAGATACTTAATTCATAAAAATTATAAGATCATATATGTTATCGACGAGGAAATTTATACCATAAAAATATATGATGTTTTTGATGTTAGGCAAAGCCCTAATAAACTATTTAGAAATATATAA
- a CDS encoding DMT family transporter, whose product MDPSKLKYVYLIILSLIWGSSFILIKKALGEENGELVLQPLQLGAARTIISGTILIIIGWKSFISTDKKDWPWLAVSGLLGTFFPAFLFAYAQTEIDSAISAILNSTVPLISLIMGAVIFGISFSRNQLIGVIIGLAGAIGLVIAGMESHPNQNYLFAGLILIACVCYASNVNIIKKYLQNINPLAIATGNFIFIVPLAIIVFFSSDGHSIEFNDSRVQESFLYIIVLCLFGTVAAKIMFNKLVQMTSPVFATSVTYLMPVIGLTWGVLDGEFFNVWQGVATAVIIFAVVLVTREKKKA is encoded by the coding sequence CTCATAATACTAAGTCTTATTTGGGGATCTTCTTTTATTCTTATAAAGAAAGCTTTAGGAGAAGAAAATGGTGAATTAGTATTACAGCCATTGCAGTTAGGAGCTGCACGGACGATAATATCTGGTACGATTCTAATTATTATAGGGTGGAAATCCTTTATATCTACCGATAAAAAAGATTGGCCGTGGCTTGCAGTTTCTGGACTTTTAGGAACTTTCTTCCCGGCATTCTTATTTGCTTATGCTCAAACTGAAATCGATAGTGCTATAAGTGCTATACTTAACTCTACTGTACCATTGATATCTTTGATAATGGGTGCCGTTATTTTTGGGATATCTTTTTCACGCAATCAGTTGATAGGTGTCATCATTGGATTAGCAGGAGCAATAGGTCTGGTCATAGCGGGAATGGAAAGTCACCCAAATCAAAACTATTTATTTGCAGGACTTATTTTAATAGCATGTGTTTGTTATGCGAGTAATGTGAACATAATCAAGAAGTATCTTCAAAACATAAATCCTCTTGCTATCGCTACTGGAAATTTCATTTTTATAGTCCCATTAGCGATCATTGTTTTCTTTTCATCAGATGGTCATTCTATTGAGTTTAATGACAGTCGAGTGCAAGAAAGCTTTTTGTATATAATTGTTTTATGTCTGTTTGGAACTGTTGCAGCCAAAATCATGTTTAACAAACTCGTACAAATGACCTCACCTGTATTTGCGACATCAGTTACCTATTTGATGCCTGTCATAGGGCTTACTTGGGGAGTTTTAGACGGAGAATTTTTCAACGTATGGCAAGGTGTTGCAACAGCCGTAATAATTTTTGCAGTAGTTCTAGTAACACGTGAGAAGAAAAAAGCCTAA
- a CDS encoding WD40/YVTN/BNR-like repeat-containing protein: MKQFLSILFLSSFLISFAQNPKATPTTKVQSGLLKMEQMEQSSPFKNLEFKNIGPTVMSGRVVDVDVNPNDPTEMLVAYASGGLWHSNNNGTSFTPVMDNASTINLGDIAVDWDAKTIWAGTGENNSSRSSYAGIGLLKSTDWGKTWSEPMLTDSHHIGRILIDPKNTDHVVVAVTGPLYSQSDSRGIYATKDGGNTWNKTLFATNMAGFIDLAVAPEDFNVMYAASWEKDRKAWNFDGDGEASAIYKSTDAGQTWTKITTESSGFPIGTGVGRIGLAVYDANTVYAIHDSQFRRPKKEDDSSKDENKNLSKDDFKQMSKEAFLALEDKKLNTFLKQNGFQEKYRAQNVKNMVRAGDATPMDVAKYLENANTQLFDTPVKGAELYRSNDGGKTWKKTHEDQIDNVFYSYGYYFAQVRVDPSDVNHVYVMGVPIIKSDDGGKTWKSISKENVHADHHALWINPNKRGHIINGNDGGLNISYDDGETWIKNNSASVGQFYAINYDMEKPYNVYGGLQDNGVWVGAHNAREDRSWHQQGQYPWESIMGGDGMQIQIDSRNSDIVYTGYQFGNYYRINRDTEDGTYIQPKHELGESPYRFNWQTPILLSSHNQDILYLGGNKLHRSMNQGDDWTAISPDLTQGGKEGNVTYGTLTSISESPFQFGLIYTGSDDGLVQITKDGGASWNRIKGNWPVNLWVSRVVASQHDQATVYVTLNGYRFDDFTPYVFKSTDYGKTWTNIGNSIPTSPVNVIIEHPKKENILFLGTDNASYISTDSGSTWNLLNNGMPPVAVHDMKIQPEANDLLIGTHGRSIYTANLDALELLGDDDNFAFAKVDKMRASSRYGSQGFMWSEGPEPKIELTFYSKMAGKVKMEVLIEDGKTIYENGTNASKGLNFYTYDGSVGEYALKRFDEENRPKKADNGKYYLTKGTYTIKLTGNSGTATQELIVE; encoded by the coding sequence ATGAAACAATTTCTTTCTATTCTATTTTTAAGTTCTTTTTTGATTTCTTTTGCCCAAAATCCTAAAGCAACTCCTACGACAAAAGTTCAAAGTGGTCTTTTAAAAATGGAGCAAATGGAGCAATCATCTCCGTTTAAAAATCTAGAATTTAAAAACATAGGGCCTACAGTGATGTCTGGTCGCGTCGTAGATGTAGACGTAAACCCTAATGATCCTACCGAGATGCTTGTTGCCTACGCCAGCGGTGGATTGTGGCATTCTAATAATAACGGTACCAGTTTTACTCCTGTTATGGATAACGCAAGCACCATTAATCTAGGAGATATTGCGGTAGATTGGGATGCTAAAACTATCTGGGCAGGAACTGGAGAAAATAATTCTAGCCGCAGCAGCTATGCTGGAATAGGTTTGCTTAAATCAACAGATTGGGGTAAAACATGGAGTGAACCTATGCTTACTGACTCTCATCATATCGGTCGCATTTTAATAGACCCTAAAAACACAGATCATGTCGTGGTAGCCGTAACGGGACCTTTATACTCACAGAGCGATTCTAGAGGAATTTACGCTACAAAAGATGGCGGAAACACTTGGAATAAAACACTTTTTGCGACTAACATGGCTGGATTTATAGACCTAGCTGTTGCACCAGAAGATTTTAATGTAATGTATGCGGCAAGTTGGGAAAAAGATCGCAAAGCTTGGAATTTTGATGGAGATGGAGAAGCAAGTGCTATTTATAAAAGTACGGACGCTGGACAAACCTGGACTAAAATAACCACAGAATCCAGTGGCTTCCCTATTGGGACTGGAGTAGGCCGTATAGGACTTGCTGTTTATGATGCCAACACCGTGTATGCCATTCATGATTCGCAATTTAGGAGACCTAAAAAAGAAGACGATTCATCAAAAGATGAAAATAAAAACCTTTCTAAGGATGATTTTAAGCAGATGTCCAAAGAAGCATTTTTAGCATTAGAAGATAAAAAACTCAATACTTTTCTTAAACAAAACGGTTTTCAAGAAAAATACAGAGCGCAAAATGTAAAAAATATGGTTCGCGCTGGTGACGCAACTCCTATGGATGTTGCTAAGTACCTTGAGAATGCCAATACGCAGCTTTTTGATACACCAGTAAAAGGTGCCGAACTCTATCGCTCCAACGACGGTGGAAAGACTTGGAAAAAAACTCATGAAGATCAAATCGACAACGTTTTCTACAGCTACGGTTATTACTTTGCCCAAGTACGAGTAGATCCTAGCGACGTGAATCATGTTTATGTAATGGGTGTCCCGATAATCAAATCTGATGACGGCGGAAAAACATGGAAAAGCATTTCAAAAGAAAATGTTCATGCAGATCATCATGCATTATGGATCAACCCAAACAAAAGAGGCCATATTATTAACGGTAACGATGGCGGACTGAATATCTCCTATGATGATGGAGAGACTTGGATTAAAAACAACTCGGCTAGTGTAGGACAATTTTATGCGATTAATTATGATATGGAAAAACCATATAACGTTTATGGCGGCTTGCAAGATAACGGCGTTTGGGTAGGCGCTCATAATGCTAGAGAAGATAGATCATGGCATCAACAAGGTCAGTATCCATGGGAATCTATTATGGGTGGCGATGGAATGCAAATACAAATCGATTCTAGAAATAGCGATATCGTTTATACCGGTTATCAATTTGGTAATTATTATAGAATTAATCGCGACACAGAAGATGGGACTTATATCCAGCCAAAACACGAATTAGGAGAATCTCCTTACCGCTTTAATTGGCAAACTCCTATATTATTGAGTTCGCACAATCAAGACATCCTGTATTTAGGAGGCAATAAATTACACCGATCGATGAATCAAGGAGACGACTGGACTGCCATTTCTCCAGACCTGACTCAAGGCGGTAAAGAAGGAAATGTAACTTATGGCACGCTTACTAGCATTAGTGAATCTCCATTTCAATTTGGTTTAATTTACACAGGATCTGACGATGGATTAGTTCAAATTACAAAAGACGGTGGCGCAAGCTGGAATAGGATTAAAGGCAACTGGCCAGTGAACCTTTGGGTAAGCCGTGTGGTAGCTTCACAACACGATCAAGCGACTGTTTATGTAACCTTAAATGGTTACCGTTTTGACGATTTTACACCTTACGTTTTTAAAAGTACCGACTATGGTAAGACTTGGACTAACATCGGCAATTCTATTCCTACTTCACCAGTGAATGTGATTATTGAACATCCTAAGAAAGAAAATATCTTGTTTTTGGGAACAGATAATGCCAGCTACATCAGTACTGATTCAGGAAGTACTTGGAATCTCCTAAACAATGGCATGCCACCTGTAGCTGTTCATGACATGAAAATACAGCCAGAGGCAAATGATTTACTGATAGGAACACATGGTCGCTCCATTTACACGGCAAATCTGGATGCATTAGAATTATTAGGCGATGATGATAATTTCGCTTTCGCGAAAGTCGACAAAATGAGAGCTTCTTCTAGATACGGCTCACAAGGATTTATGTGGAGTGAAGGACCAGAGCCTAAAATTGAGTTGACTTTCTATTCAAAAATGGCTGGTAAAGTAAAAATGGAAGTCCTTATTGAAGATGGGAAAACCATTTATGAAAATGGAACAAATGCAAGTAAAGGTTTGAACTTTTATACTTATGATGGTAGTGTAGGTGAATATGCTTTGAAAAGATTTGATGAAGAAAACCGACCTAAAAAAGCAGATAACGGTAAGTACTACCTAACTAAAGGAACGTATACTATTAAATTGACTGGTAATTCTGGTACTGCAACACAAGAGTTGATTGTTGAGTAA
- a CDS encoding DUF6503 family protein — protein sequence MKNLFIALACILVITSCKTENDSPSKEVPSTEAKIAAIDTSRYPEELLNVFSAHGGLQEWSEMKSMTYNMDDQSTITDLKSRDIMLEAPNYSIGSINGKVWIAQDSTYFPKERARFYHNLMFYFYAMPFLLADDGIVYSDAAPLEKDGLVYPGIKIGYEANVGDAPDDNYILYYHPETKKMEWLAYTVTYGQSEKSNEYSYIKYNKWQEVNGLLLPKELTWYKVEENKPTVSAGKTRVFSKVDIDRGGLDKQTFKMPENGIYVD from the coding sequence ATGAAAAATTTATTTATTGCCCTTGCCTGTATTTTAGTAATCACATCGTGCAAGACAGAGAACGACAGCCCTTCAAAAGAGGTACCATCCACTGAAGCTAAGATCGCAGCAATTGATACATCTAGATATCCAGAAGAGTTACTAAATGTTTTCAGCGCTCATGGAGGACTTCAAGAATGGTCTGAAATGAAAAGCATGACTTATAATATGGACGATCAAAGCACCATTACAGACCTCAAATCACGAGATATCATGTTGGAAGCTCCTAACTATAGTATAGGTTCTATTAATGGAAAAGTCTGGATCGCTCAAGACAGCACCTATTTTCCTAAAGAACGTGCTCGATTCTATCACAATTTGATGTTTTATTTTTATGCCATGCCTTTTTTACTGGCAGACGATGGAATAGTTTATAGTGATGCGGCACCATTAGAAAAAGATGGCTTAGTTTATCCAGGAATTAAAATAGGTTATGAAGCAAATGTAGGTGACGCGCCAGACGATAATTACATCCTGTATTACCATCCAGAAACTAAAAAAATGGAATGGCTTGCGTATACGGTAACTTATGGTCAAAGTGAAAAGTCTAATGAATACAGTTACATTAAATACAATAAATGGCAAGAAGTTAATGGTTTACTGCTTCCAAAGGAGTTGACCTGGTACAAAGTAGAAGAGAATAAACCTACAGTGAGCGCTGGAAAGACTAGGGTTTTCTCAAAAGTAGACATTGATCGTGGAGGACTAGATAAGCAGACTTTTAAAATGCCAGAAAATGGTATTTATGTAGATTGA
- a CDS encoding SDR family oxidoreductase: MSKLKGKVIVITGGTSGIGKATAQEFLDQGAKVIITSRKQNNIDATIKELGGNLTGFVSDAGNFDDLQNFNKELGKYTDHVDVLFVNAGFGKFTSLVDADEELFDSQFNALVKGSYFTIQKTLPYLKAGSSVILNTSVVTDIAMPGASIYGAAKSAVSYLTKSFANELKEQQIRVNAVSPGPIGTNFFNEAGVSQEQQEAMATQILAQVPMNRFGEASEIAKTVAFLASSDSSFITGHEIQVDGGMAQI, encoded by the coding sequence ATGAGTAAATTAAAAGGAAAAGTAATCGTAATTACAGGTGGTACAAGCGGTATAGGTAAAGCAACAGCTCAAGAGTTTCTTGATCAAGGAGCTAAGGTCATTATCACAAGTCGTAAACAAAATAATATTGATGCAACGATAAAAGAGTTAGGAGGAAACCTAACAGGTTTTGTAAGTGACGCTGGAAACTTTGATGACCTTCAAAATTTCAACAAGGAACTAGGTAAATACACAGATCATGTAGATGTTTTATTTGTTAATGCTGGTTTTGGTAAATTCACGTCTCTAGTTGATGCTGACGAAGAGCTGTTTGATTCTCAATTCAATGCCTTAGTTAAAGGTAGTTACTTCACTATTCAAAAAACACTACCTTATTTGAAAGCAGGTAGTTCTGTGATTTTAAATACTAGTGTTGTTACAGATATTGCAATGCCTGGAGCTAGCATTTATGGAGCTGCAAAAAGTGCCGTTTCTTACTTGACTAAAAGTTTTGCAAATGAGCTTAAAGAGCAACAAATAAGAGTAAACGCCGTGAGTCCTGGTCCTATAGGTACTAATTTTTTTAATGAGGCTGGAGTATCGCAAGAGCAACAAGAGGCAATGGCCACTCAGATACTAGCTCAAGTTCCTATGAACAGATTTGGTGAAGCATCTGAAATTGCAAAAACAGTAGCTTTCCTAGCAAGTTCTGATTCTAGTTTTATAACTGGTCACGAGATTCAAGTGGATGGAGGAATGGCACAGATTTAA